A window from Miscanthus floridulus cultivar M001 unplaced genomic scaffold, ASM1932011v1 fs_712_1_2, whole genome shotgun sequence encodes these proteins:
- the LOC136532790 gene encoding L-type lectin-domain containing receptor kinase IX.1-like has protein sequence MPGKTLAVSLDFNFSSPGEVNPCDKALKCVGDTYFANSANPVPLWDAATGELARFSSVFSFLITPDRDYKNPDGSFNTGGGMAFFLARYSDDDGGVLNNTGGGGGNLGLFNDSSHFNATGDDRVVAVEFDTLPNTWDTSPQHVGIDVNSISSVASTYTGMDYGNKNLTANLRMTATVRYDNKTKLLAVDLEIDGTAYYVNSTVDLKSVLPGTRYWFLFLLFLSVQWWVSSYGYGHGEGAEEMQTQPPTVSQTSNVPEGSLDKHIYDHPERQRLLTWAERYKIIVGLESALRYLHREWEQCVVHGDIKPSNIMLNSSYNTKLGDFGLARLGDHGTGPQTTLDFSKTGDPCGGDLVCSGDVAFRNTTMIELTKPSSYSRGVVWYATAVPLWNAVTGEVASFTTTFSFEIMQIRDSSCGGDGMAFFLACYTRDSVLRGTYGAGLLSLFPLRNSGSAIDVTPVTGDSRVVAVEFDTVQNEWDGSSQHVGIDVNSIKSRCVYGAVNPQQVPTAVS, from the exons ATGCCCGGCAAAACTCTTGCCG TTTCCTTGGACTTCAACTTTTCCAGCCCCGGCGAGGTGAACCCCTGCGACAAGGCGCTCAAGTGCGTTGGCGACACCTACTTCGCAAACTCC GCTAACCCGGTGCCGCTCTGGGACGCGGCCACGGGCGAGCTGGCAAGATTCAGCAGCGTCTTCTCCTTTCTGATCACGCCGGACAGGGACTACAAGAACCCCGACGGGAGCTTCAACACCGGCGGCGGGATGGCCTTCTTCCTCGCACGTTACtcggacgacgacggcggcgtccTGAACAacaccggtggcggcggcgggaacCTCGGCCTCTTCAACGATAGCAGCCATTTCAACGCCACGGGTGACGATCGGGTGGTCGCCGTCGAGTTCGACACGCTCCCGAACACATGGGACACCAGCCCCCAGCACGTCGGCATCGACGTCAACTCCATCAGCTCGGTGGCGTCCACGTACACGGGCATGGACTACGGCAACAAGAACCTCACCGCCAACCTCAGGATGACCGCCACCGTCAGATACGACAACAAGACGAAGCTGTTAGCCGTCGATCTGGAAATCGACGGTACAGCATACTACGTCAACAGTACCGTTGACCTGAAGTCAGTCTTGCCGGGCACAAGGTACTGGTTCCTGTTCTTGCTGTTTCTGTCTGTGCAATGGTGGGTCTCCTCCTATGGCTATGGGCATGGCGAAGGGGCAGAAGAAATGCAAACGCAGCCACCGACAGTGAGTCAGACGAGCAACGTGCCAGAAGGCAGCCTAGATAAACACATCTATGACCACCCAGAGAGGCAGAGGCTGTTAACTTGGGCCGAGAG GTACAAGATCATTGTGGGATTAGAATCAGCACTGCGCTACCTCCACCGAGAGTGGGAGCAATGTGTGGTGCACGGCGATATCAAGCCGAGCAACATAATGCTCAACTCCTCCTACAACACAAAGCTAGGAGACTTCGGGCTGGCTCGCCTCGGTGACCACGGCACCGGCCCGCAGACTAC CCTCGACTTTTCCAAGACAGGAGACCCGTGTGGTGGTGACCTCGTGTGCAGCGGCGACGTTGCCTTCCGCAACACCACCATGATCGAGCTGACAAAACCTAGCAGCTATAGCCGAGGCGTGGTGTGGTATGCGACGGCAGTGCCTCTCTGGAACGCCGTCACCGGTGAGGTagcaagcttcaccaccaccttCTCCTTTGAGATCATGCAGATCAGGGACAGCTCGTGCGGCGGCGACGGGATGGCCTTCTTCCTCGCGTGTTACACGCGGGACAGTGTCCTGAGAGGCACATACGGTGCCGGGTTATTGAGCCTTTTCCCTCTCAGAAATAGTGGCAGCGCCATAGACGTGACGCCGGTGACGGGTGATAGTCGGGTCGTCGCCGTCGAGTTTGATACAGTCCAGAACGAATGGGACGGCAGCAGCCAGCACGTTGGCATCGACGTCAACTCCATCAAGTCG